TACAAGAAAAGAGAGACAATGGCAGATACAACCCCAGATTCATTTGGATTCCTTTAAAAGGACCATAATCCGAGCACGCTCACAAGGAAAAATCAAGCGCATACAATAAAGAaccattttgttctttttttgagcATCAATACATACAGAACTACATGTCGTCCATATCTCAGTCTCAAATATACACGAACACACATCTTCTGAAGTTCTACTAGGAGGCAAGTACATGTACATATAACTATGATAAGTGAGCATAGACAATCCTAGAAAACTAGAAAACACCAGGCAAAACTCAATGCTAGTCATCCGCTTCAGTAGATAGCATCCAGGAGAGGTACTCAGGCCCCTGACGCAAAATTGAATCTGACTCATTGGGCGGAACAACCCTCTTCCGCGTAAGAGATTCTATAGGCGGAACCTTCCTTTTTTGCCCGCCCCTCGGCCTAGACCGGAACAGTTCATCCGACTCCTCAAAATCCCCCTGAAACCACACCATACAACGGAATATCAAATCCCACTCTAAATGACATGAACAGAGAAATAAGGGGGAATTCCAAATCGATGCGCAGGTTCCTTCAGATTGGAGAAAGAAGCTTACATGTGTATAAACATGGCACCCAGATTTCTCATGGTTATCTCTGACATGCTTAAAAGGGAATCTCATACCACACCCAGGAATGGTGCAAGCAAAAGGCCTGAGGGCAAGGTGCACAGCTTTCACATGCTGTTGGAGATTCGATCTCTGAAAACAAAATACCGACAGAATGAAAATCCACTGTAGGAAAATTGGAGAATATTTTAGTTTACAGATCCCTTCATGAAACAAATGAATCGATTCAATCATTGAATATCATATCACATATATGCATTTATCAGTGACATCATGTATTGGTCTCGAATCATTTGTCTACTATTTGACCAAATTAGAAGTAGAGAAAATAGAGAGGATATGTTTGCAGCAACTTACAGATGAAAATGTGTGCAAACAACCCTTGAAATCACATTTGATTCTATCTGAACTTCCTACTGGTTCATGAATACGAAGGTGCCGCTTGATGTTCTTCTTTAGTTGCTTGGTCCCACATATCTCACAAGTAATATGCTGGTGGCAGGACTGAAGATGGGCCCTAAGGCATTGCTCATTACTGAATGATTTCAAACAGCCTGGTTCTGTACAAAATGCCTCCACAGAATCCAACTTAACTGCAATAAAAAGGTCAACATCAGAACTCCACAGAAGCCAAGTTCAACAAGGGAGAATAGCAATAAACATACAAAGACCGAGTCACCAAAAAAtaactctaaaaaataaataacagcGTTAAAAACAACAGTACCTCTATACAGCAATAACTGTAAATCTTTACCacatttaaataaataaacaagagCACATGCAGTGTCAACAAACACAAACTGAATTTGGAAGATAATTCATGAGAAAAACAACTTGCCATGAGAAGCTTCATGCTTTTGCAACCTTGATGGATATTTAAACACTTTTCCACAACCAGGTTCTGGGCAGACACACTGCTTCCGAGTACCATCATCACCGCTGGAACTAGATTCTTCATCATGAATTTCCTTCACATGTCTGCTAACATTGCCTTTAACGGAAAATCTACTCCTACAGTTCTTGATGGGGCATTCAAAAAGTTTCCCTTGATGCTGAAGAAGATGACGTGTCAAATGGTCTTTCCTTCTATAGCTGGAATGACAGTCATCTACTGGACAAGCAAACGGCCTCTGTACCACAGTTCACACCCTTTAAGCAATTGATTTGGCTAAACTTCATGGATATAGCAACACAATACCGTCcgacaaataaaaaattctcaaaCCTCAAAAAGGAACAAGGCGTGATTGAGGCTCACTTGATGGAGCTTCACAGGAGGTCCCCCTGCCTGGTACTAATCCATTCAAGGTAGATATGGCTGCCTCTAGCATTTTGGAGTTCTTCATGTGGGATCCAATGCTTCACGCGATAACAACAATGTGATTTTATCACATTATTTCAATCACTAATAAAAAGTACAAAACctgcaaaattatttttctttcaataaGAAGTAACACCAACCCAACAGAGTAGAAAACATGAAATAGTAAACTAAAAAGCTGTAAAGATAACTGCCCAACACCTAAACAAATGTTTGCACAATAAACTGATATAGGGTGCAAATAGCagataataatcaaaattaaaaccaaaaaatgacTAATACCTCAAGAGAATGGCCTAGCATGTGTTGCCTTAAATAAGCAGGCTTCTGGAAACTAGCACCGCATTCTTCACATGTATTCGACTTCGGCCCCTCACTTTCGCTTTCTTCATCAGAGTTTCCTTGTGTCATTTCATCCTAATTGAACGAAAAttaaagcaaataaaaaaacaaactataaGAGCTTGTCTTCAACATTCTCAACAGTCACATACAGACATACTCACTAATAAATCAGACAAACAACAATAAAGTTGAATCGGGTGGCAAAATATTTCCAGAATCAATATCAAGAATCTGAAAAAGAGCATCAAAGTACGAGGATTTGGGCAAAATTAATTAACCCAATACAGGGCTGGAAACGAGCCGACCTGAGCTTTGACGTTCAAGCCAGCTCGTTCAAAACTAGTCTAGTAGTAAGCTCGAGCCCGAGTCAAAAGCCCAAATAATCGAGCTCGAGCACACCTCACTTATTATCGACTTGTTcaagctcggttcatttactaCATGCCTCTATATAAGAGCCGAGCCTCTACAAACGAGCCAAACTTTTATAATCAAACCAAGTTACAGCTAACTCGAGCTctactcgtttactaaacgtgcctaaaactcgagcttgagccCATAACAAGCCGAGCCACGAGCTGCTTGCGAACAGGTCCGTAAATAAATCGTCGGCAGCCCTAAGTTTTCAGGCTACATATCAGTTGCTTCACATCCTACAACCTCGAAAACGAAACCCACATAAATACAGAAGTAACACAACGATATTGAAcccaaaaactgtttttttaatgACAAATGACTAAAGTTGAATAGGAAATCAAGTGACGTGTGGTAAATCAAATCATGAGACAAGTGAAGAGATAGATGTTGATGAAACCTGGTGGTGGGAGAGGAGGTGAGAGGCGATGAGGGACTTCTTGGAGCGACAGATCCCACAGTATTCGCAGTAGTATCGCCTTATGTCTCTGAATATCGGCTCTCTTCTCAAGCCTGCCTCCATCCccattgaagagagagagagagagagagagaggggcggcCAAAGTGGGAGAAATGAaacaaattagggtttcggCGTTTGGCGATGTCTACTAAAAATTCCCAAACGAGTTGGGCAGATGGATGGGCCGGAAAAGTTGCTGGGCCAGGTCCGGGTCGAATTTTCATTCGACTACTTGGAGTCTTGGACTAAATAAATGTTTGTTAAACGCATTTGGTATTATTTAGTAgttgctctctctttttttcataattttatatatatatatatatatatatatatatatatatatatatattacatcgTTCATctcagcaaagaaaatttaaaaaaattattaatgtagaccaaagttgaaaaaaagttGGACGATAAAATCACGACTCCTTTaactatctttttatcatttccTAAACCTTTGAcccaaatttaattaaaaataaagattaaaaaaatcaaaaatacttggtcaaaaatacccaaaaatttaGGGCAAAGAGGGCTTGTTAATTATGAATAATAAACCTGTCCGTTATAATAAAGGGATATAGGGCACGTAAAGGAATAAAGCTATTTGAGCTTGAATTCCCGTTCAACTTGTTAAAAAGTTTACTTCAGATCGTTTTGTACTTGGACACTTGTGAACACTAATTGCTCTGCCCATTCAACTAATGATGTTTAAAATTTCTAATTACTCGTGGTCCGCTATATAAATGTTTATTTAAGATCGACTCGCCTTGGTTGAGTGTGACTATATTTGTACAatttgttaaaattttaaaccaAACTTGAATAACCCAttgctcggctcgtttatcagCACAAGGAGCTGAAAACACTCGATGGCAGTTAACAAAGCATTGCATATAGGTGCGGCTTGCCTTCCTGGAAATGAAAACAGATGACACATGGTTTGTCTAATTAAGgaatcttttctttctttagcCCCCTTTTTTGGGTACAATAAGAACTTAAATAATACATATAGAAAGAGTTCGTGATGAATGCATCTTGAAAGTatacaaactctctctctctctctctctctctctctctctctctctctctctctctctctctctctctctctctctctctctcctcttattaagaaaaaatgaaaagtaatATCATATGTACTAAATTACAGAAAAATGAACAGCAGCtagttctctctctaaaatgtcATCACCTTTCTTCTGAGTTGAACTTGTTCCAAGCAGCCTGAAAGTTATGAGAGCCAATAAAGTCAATTATGGATGCAAATGTCTGTTGGTACTCCGCATAATTATATACCAGCGTAAACCTTGAgcctgtgtttggatcttgaatttgcaGTTTTTGGACAAAGAGAAAAGAATCAGAACAGATACTACCATGCAATGTTCCCTCTACAAATCGCTTCAGAAGTTCAAGATTCAAACACGACCTAAAGGAACAACCTATGACCAAAACTCTGACCAATAATATCTTCCATCTTGTTTTGGGTTTTCCCCGAAGCCCCAGACATCCTAATGGCTTCTTTTTGTCGAAGAAGTTATGCCTATCTTTCGAGAGaggctatgatgctcccaagtggtatgggagcatcatactcccaatgaattataTGCAatacttaccattcactaaggcaacacttaccattgtataaggcagaacttaccacacttgtgtggtaagttctgccttatacaatggtaagtgttgccttagtgaatggtaagtatTGCCTGTTCTGTGGTAAGTAATCCTCCGTTTTTTAGGTCAAAACCGcctcatttttaacaaaaccaccctattcttagtttttggttttgatctaagggctgtgatttatctattttcaatccaaggGCTGTAATttattgggagtatgatgctcccataccacttgggagcatcacagAAGTTTTGCTATATCTCCACATTGAAACTTTTGTTAAACACCACTTCTTATGCTCTTACCAAAATGGTTTTTGAATACGCACAGATACTAAAAATCATAAATCCTACGGTGGAGACcgttttcctttcttcttttaatttctttcgaACAGTTAATTCCTATAGGAGGTCATGAACGCTATTACGTGCAAACTTGAGGCAACTAGGGACCAAGAACGTAAGAGTAAATCTACACGGTGCTATAAAGCGGTCAAGATGCAATATTTGCAAGAGAATAGATACAGAGACTGCCATCCGCCATATTTGATCATGAGACCATGTACACACCTTTAGAAGATCAAAAACCTTCTCACATATGTACTTCTGCTGAATGGttgcacccctttgctgcaacTTATCAGGATGAACATGAAGAGTGGCTCTCCTGTAAGCTTTCTTTACCGCACTAGTTGTTACAATTTCTGTAAGGGAAACAGATTGCCAGCCGCTATTGGGCCCAAGGACCTGCAGACAAGGAAATACAGTTAACACCACTCCAATAATACGTCAACTCATTTCTTTGAAGATGAATTTCCATAATTATATTCAGTGCATAAATTTAAGCGTAAAATGAAGGTAGACAAAAGGTACAGCAAAATACTGACTCACTCTAGAAACCTAAGTAGGGAACGTACACAATACAGCAAAAGAATCCTGTTTAGATAGAAATATAGCCCTCACTTTCATAAAGTAGCACACAATTTGCTCTTCATTTAAGCCCTTATATCAAGGCACTTTATTTCATGAATGTGACATTAAGCACTTGTAGAGGGTAGTATTCTACAATCTTATACTGAAGTTTTATAGTCCCCTTTGGTAGGGCAATAGGCATTCCCAGGTAAGGCAGCTAATTATTGTCCTGCGTTCAGTATGGCTATAGAATCTCTTTCTAAAGGTGATTTGAACATTGAGAACAATGCAAAGCAACAAATTCTTCTGTAAagacgataaaaaaaatagtcagAAAATAGAGGACAATACGTAGTTACGTACATATTGTAGAGTAGAAAGCAGTGCCCGCAAATTCCCTTCCTTTCCACTTGACCATCTCTTAACTTCAGCATCCAGAGTTTCTGCAAATCTCTGCAATCACAAATAGATAAAGGACACTAAGAATATGCATGCATTTTTTGCTAACTTCAGAATCTCCAGAAAAAGTAAAGTAGAATAGATAAGTACATTTCTCTCAGCTTGCTCTTTCTGAGCAAGAAGATCACGCCTATTCTTTTCCGCGAGAGCTTTTGCCTGGAAAAGATAAGGGAAAAGCATGAAGCATTTGTATGACAGGTCACAAACTTGTTCGAAACATGAACAGACATAACATTCATACCGCTCGTTCCATGCTTCTTTGGTTTCTCTCTAACCTTGCCTTACACCTCTCAGCTGATTCACCAACACTTTCATCCAATTTCTGTGTGTCCTGCAGAAAATGCAATCATTATCCATCGCAGGCAACTAAGAGCGTCTCCAATAGTTTAAGCCATTTCATGACTTGCTACAGTgctatttcttccattttcggCAAAGCTACTCAAGTGGTATCATAGCCATTTTTCCATGTAGCACGTCGCAAACATGAGATGGCAAATTTGGCTTCCGAAATAGCAAAAAGTCATTTTAGCTTGTAAATTGGCACGCCACTAGAGTAGATAATTTGGCAACACTCGCGTTGGCAAAGAGATTAGAGAAATGGCTTTCTATTGGACATGCTCTGAAGGTTTTCTTCTGTGCATGCACaagaatattaaaaaataaacaagcaaAAGCGATACTcacagaagaagaagagctcTGCCTCATTCCACTCTCTCTGAAAGCACCAGAAACCTTCTCAGCGATACATCTCTCTGCCTGTTCTTTCACTCCAGAGGTAGCCTTCTGTGATAATGCTTTCTCTAGGGCCCGCTCCCTAGCCTCTGCAGTTGCTCTCTCTACTGCAGCGCGTTCTGATCTAAGTTTAGCTTCCATGGAAGCTTTCTCAGCTGATGACTTAGTTGCTGCAGATGCCTTCTCAGCCTTTTCTCTGGCCTCAGCCATTACTCTTTTTCGCACTTCAGCAGTTGCTTTTTCCACGGCAGTCCTTTCTGCCCTTTCTCTGGCTTCAGCAAATGCCCTCTCGCGAGCTTCACGGATTGCTCTTTCAACAGCCATTCtatccttttctctctccctttccctcTTGTTCGCCTCATCCACTTTCCTGAGGTATTCTTTTTTCACTTCTTTTCGTTCAACTTCTTTGGTTTCCTTCTCTTCAACTGTATGGGTTTTAGCAAGATTATCCACATTCTTATCTGTAATTGGGTTTGTCTTGATATCTTCATCTATTCTTATTGTTTTCTCTTCCCCTCTGTATATACTAGGTGGTTGAGATGTTTCTGTTTTCCTCCCTGTTTCAAACCATTGTTTCCTGACTCTTCTCTCATGAGCTGTGTCTAAATTACTTTTGGTAACTTCATCAATAATTGGGTCTGTCTTGATATCTTCATCCATTCCTGTTGTTTTGTCCTCCCCCTCGAATACACTCGGTGGTTGAGATGGTTCCCTTTTCTTCCCCGTTTCAAACCATTGTTTTCTGACTCTTCTCACATAAGCTGTATCAAAAGTACTCTTGACTTCTTCTGGATCAAAGACTAGTTTTTCATCAACTTCTTTCTCATCTTCTACTGATGAATCACACGCCAATATCTTAATACCACTTCGCAAACTGGAGTTTAACTCAGATTCCTTTTCATTCTGGTCTGTTTGTTTAGCTCCATAACTCATGTCAGTTAAGCCAATATTTTCTGGACTGTGATTGAAAAGAAGAGCCTCAGAGCAGTCTTTTGTCTTGTTTTCGATCTCAATGTGTTCAGCGGCATCTCCAACAAGGCCACCTGAATTACAGCTCTCTTTTTCCCCCACCTCATATGCCATTTCAGTTGCTTCCAAAACATTTTCATCCAATGCGATTTCCCCAGAAGATTCGGTGACATCTGACATTCTGTCATTATCTTCAAAAGACAAATCATAATCATCTTTTATATCTCTATGGACCTCTTCACTCTCACCTACTGCCGACTTACAGTCATTAACAGGTGCATCAAAATTCATCGTCTCCTCAACAGCCTCCTGATAAACTTCCATCGTCTCATTACCTTCAGTCTCTCTCTGTATGCTTTCAGTGTCTTCATTTTCATCAACCAATATGTCCATTCCCCCCAAATCACTGTCATCTTCTTGTTTCTCCTCACATTCTTCTCCATCATTACAGGCATCAATAGTTGCATCAAGATTCATTGTCTCCTCAACAGCCTCCTTATAAACTTCCATCGTCTCATTACCTTCAGTCTCTCTCTGTATGCTTTCAGtgtcttcatcttcatcaaccAATATGTCATTGAAACTCTTGTTGCTGATGTCCAGATCACGAGACTTGTCCGAACTCCTCTCATTGTCATTTCCTTCATGGGCATCATGTTGTTTCTTCTCAATGCTTTCCGCCTCAAAGGCCTCTTCATAACCTCCCCACAAACCAGATGCTTCTAGTCCTTCatcaaatttgttttgttcACAACTCTTTCTTAGCCCATGTCCACTTTCTTCCTCGTGAATATCGTTCAAcaatttcttattttgttccTCGTCCAAAACGTCTTTTAgtttcttctcattttccatGCACCCCTGGGCTTCATCCTGTCCCTCCTCATTATTATTCACCTTCACCCCCTGCGAGTCAAACTCCTCATTCTCCTTGAGGCCCAAAAACTCTTCCAACTGTATCTCATTTTGTTCCTCTTCGAAAATGTCTTCCagtttcctctcattttccatGCATCTCAGGGGTTCATCAAGTCCCACCTCATTATTATTCGCCTTCACCCCTTGGGGCTCGGACTCAAACTCCTCATCCTCCTTGAGGTCCATAAACTCTTCCAACAACTTCTCATTTTGTTCCTCTCCCAAAATGTCTTCATATTTCCTCTCATTTCCCATGCACGCCTGGGCTTCATCAAGTCCCTCATTAGTATTCGCCTTCACCCCTTGGGACTGAAACTCCTCATTCTCCTCAACATCCAAAAACTCTTCCAACAACTTCTCATTTTGTTCCTCTCCAATAATTTCTTCTagtttcctttcattttccatgCACTCCTGGGCTTCATCAAGTCCCTCCTCATTATTATCTGCAGTCACCCCCTGGGACTCAAAGTCCTCATTCTCCTTGAGATCAAAAAACTCTTCCAACTTCTCATCTTGAACCTCCACAAAAATGTCTTCTAGATTCTTCTCATTTTCCATGCACTCCCGACCTTCGTCAAGTCCCTCCTCATCATCACTTTCCCTGTCCCCCATGGACTGAAACTCCTCATTCTCCTTTGGCTCCAAAAACTCCTCGAATTCATTCTCACATTTTTCCGGCGCCTTGGAAGCTTTTTCCTCTTCCCCTGTTTCTTCATCTACCCGGGCAACTCCTGGTTTATCATTGTCCTCCTGCTCCTGAACCTCTTGAACAGCATCTAACCTATCACCATGCTGGTCCAAAACTCGCGTCTCTTTAATTGTATTTAATTTGACTTCTAAATCCTCCAGCTCCCGAGCTTCTTCATCCACTTTCTTGCCACTTCCATCCAGCTGCTCCAagatttctttctctgtttcCATCTCCTTCCTCCAGCATTCATGTGTATCTACAGCTTCAATAATGCTGTTTCTGCTGCCTGCATGCTCACAAGACAAAGGTGCAGTTCTGCACTCACCTCTGGTTGCCATTCCCGAAATCTGTCTCACTGCTCCACAAGCTTCGGCCGATACAAATTTGTTTCCATTTGTATCTCGTGCAACCTCCTTAATAAGGGAGATCTCCTCTACCTGTTTGCTGTCAGGAGCTACTTTGCCACTTCTCCGTGCTTTCTCCCTTTCTGACTTGGAGAAAACTTGAAAGACAATGTCATCATATTCACTCATTTCCTTAGCATTCTTCTCTCTAAATCTGGTTTCTCCAACGGCAAATTTATCATCCCTTCTGTTATTGGTATCTAAGCCATCCTTGGAACTTGGCTTTGAAAACCTTTGAGTACTATCCTTCTTCCGTTCCATAAATTCTTTAGCAATTCTTATACTAGCTTGTGCCGTCTCAAGTGCTTTTCTCAAAGCGGCTGCAGATGCAGCTGCGGCTGAATTTACATCTAACTCCTCATCCGAAAATGATGGTGAACAGTAACCAGGACCAGCTTGGGAAGCATCACTTTTAGGACCCTTGGAGTTTAAATCAATTGACCTCGTTGGCACACTCTTATTACTGGTTAAGTTAGCAGACACACCTGAAGGTGATGACATCTTAGAGGAATGTGTATTGGGTTCATTAGCACCAAATGACTTATCTACTGAAGACGAATACAACTCATACTTACTCGATTGACTTTCAAATATTCCAGTAGCATCAGAAGAATGTGAATATGCAGCATTCGAATAAATTTTTGTCGGAGatgtcacatcaacttttgtcGGGGGTCCATATTtatctccttctttcttctgGACAGGAGGATTTTCCTCAATGAAACAAGTAAATCCAGGAACAGCACGGAGTTGAGTTATACGTGTTGTCCCATTTTTCCCATTGTTGCTTTTTTGGCTGCTTTTATGATAAGACATATTAAACTGCTTCAGACCCGCAAATGACTGATTAGGAGCTTCATTTTGGAAAGCTTCATCCCTATAACGATCTAATTGATCCGTCCCATCAGAATGAGATACTTTTTTGGCAGGAGCCCTGCACAAACAACAATAACGAAATTCAACAACCCAGATTCCATGTGCTATTCAATGAGGGAGAAAAACTTCATAGCGCAGTGACAAAACCACAATAAGCAAAATCAAGTGCTACGTATCacaaatggggaaaaaaaaagtgtcatcAGAAAAAATCCAGAGAGGTCTCAATTCCTCCCAATTTCCAAGTTGGTGGTATTTTTGAACAAGCTACACCGACGACAACACGACCAAATTAATAAAGAGAAGGAAAGTTCAATACACAAGAAAGTCACAGGAATCACAATTTAAATCAAGTGAATCATAACGGGCCAGATAGGAGGATCCACTCTGCATTTGTCCCTCCCCCCTTTCTCCCTGCTATCTTGGGATTATTAAGACAAAGGCTACATTCACTTAACAAGATATTGGTGCAGGAAAATTGTTCCTAAGAAACTTTTAGTGAAGTGAAGTATTCCCTTCATGCATTCAATTGAAACTAATGCCAGTTAAAGGTTGAAAAGCACTCGTTAACTTATCAGAAAGTTTTGTGGAAAAGTTGCAAAGCAGTAGTTTAATTGTGTGAGAAACTAGTGCAAGAACAAGAACTTTTTGCAGGTTTAAGGGAAAACTAATCCTAGTGGAAAAGTTAAAGATGTGGATCCCACAACTTTCTCGCCAACTGAACATGTAAAATAGCCGGGAAAGTTAAACGTTCATGTACtttcctttcatttcctttcctAGCAACTGGAAAAGGCCTAACTATTTTTTCCAGTAATTTAACTAAGGGTCGAATCTCGCACCAGATTCAAACCTCCAATCAGATTTTCCAAGGTAAAAGTACCACTGCAGCAAAAACTACTTTCTCGAATCCTTCCCTCACCCAGCTCTTTGTCGGCATCTCACAGTAAAGCCAAATCCGCACTCCTTTGTCAGTTTTTAATTTCTCACTTTAGCAACAAACAAGCAATAATTCCAAATCCATGTCAGTTATCTCCGGCTAGTGGTCCTTAAATCGGATAATGAAGCACTAACTATCGATAAATTCCTGCATGGCTTCTTTAAACGTTCCCATTTCCGGTTTCCAACCACCACGTGGGCAACGTTTAGGATTCGTAAGCAATTTTTGTGCAATCTAGACGCCGAATCTTAggcaattttttcctttcaactCAACTCAACTAATAAGCAGCATTATATATGCTGACTTGAGCACATAAGTCTTGTCTACCGAATCCACCTGCACAAACTAACTAATTATACCTTGTGGATTCATCTATGGAAAAACCGCATCAACCATCCAAAGTAACTACTTATTGAAATTTGAGGGAAATCTAATCCCAGTGGGATTTTAAAGATGTGGGTCCCGCAACTGTCCCGGAACTTATGAAATCACAAGGAAAGTTAAATGTTCCCGTACTTTCCTTTCCTAGCAACTGAATGGGGCCTAACTATTTCTTCCAGTAATTTGACTAGGGGCAGAATCTCGCACCAGATTCAAACCTCCAATCAGATTTTCCAAGCGCAGTAAAAGTGCCACTGCAGCAAAAACTACAACCTCCCTCCACCAGCCCTTTGTCGGCATCCCACAGCAATGCCAAATCCGCACTCCTTTGtcagtttttaaattttcactTTGGCAACAACAAAGCAGTAATTCCGAATCCAAGTCAGTTATCTCCGGTTAGTGGTCCTTAAATCAGATCATAAAATACTATCTATCAACAAATTCCTGCATGGCTTCTTTAAACCTTCCCATTTCCGGTTATCAACCACCACGTGGGTAATGTTTGGGATCCGAAAGCAATTTTTGTGCAATCTAGACTCCGAATCTTAGGTAATTCATTCCTTTCAACGCAACTAATGACAGTCTTGTCTAACAAATCCAGCTGCGCAAACTAACTAATTataccttattgattcatctaTGGTAAAACTGCAAGTAACTAATTATTGAAATTTTAGA
The sequence above is drawn from the Rhododendron vialii isolate Sample 1 chromosome 6a, ASM3025357v1 genome and encodes:
- the LOC131331005 gene encoding transcription factor IIIA, whose translation is MGMEAGLRREPIFRDIRRYYCEYCGICRSKKSLIASHLLSHHQDEMTQGNSDEESESEGPKSNTCEECGASFQKPAYLRQHMLGHSLERPFACPVDDCHSSYRRKDHLTRHLLQHQGKLFECPIKNCRSRFSVKGNVSRHVKEIHDEESSSSGDDGTRKQCVCPEPGCGKVFKYPSRLQKHEASHVKLDSVEAFCTEPGCLKSFSNEQCLRAHLQSCHQHITCEICGTKQLKKNIKRHLRIHEPVGSSDRIKCDFKGCLHTFSSRSNLQQHVKAVHLALRPFACTIPGCGMRFPFKHVRDNHEKSGCHVYTHGDFEESDELFRSRPRGGQKRKVPPIESLTRKRVVPPNESDSILRQGPEYLSWMLSTEADD